A window of the Henckelia pumila isolate YLH828 chromosome 3, ASM3356847v2, whole genome shotgun sequence genome harbors these coding sequences:
- the LOC140888368 gene encoding phenylacetaldehyde synthase-like, translated as MAADAYEREKGKEDGGGNEKIVIIRKDQAFHSRSRSNSSIVHKPQTESDKLLNNIRDKIIPGVTHWQSPEYFAYYPSNSSIAGFLGEMLSAIVNVVGFSWITSPAATELETIVMDWLGKALKLPDAFLSTRHGGGVIHGTASEAVLVVLLAARDKILRKVGKDTIRKLVVYCSDQTHASLQKACKIGGIYPENIRILETDSSTEYALSPEPLTKEISQDIALGLIPFFLCAIVGTTSSATVDPLLALGKISQSNGLWFHVDAAYAGSTCICPEFRPYLDGVEEADSFNMNAHKFFLTNFDCSALWVKERHALIQSLSTRAEYLENKDPTRFRY; from the exons GCAAGGAAGATGGTGGTGGAAATGAGAAAATTGTTATCATAAGAAAGGATCAAGCTTTTCACAGCCGATCGCGCTCTAATTCTTCCAT TGTGCATAAACCACAAACG GAGTCAGACAAGTTATTGAATA ATATTCGAGACAAAATCATACCAGGGGTCACCCATTGGCAAAGCCCAGAATACTTTGCATACTATCCATCAAATAGCAGTATTGCAGGATTTTTAGGGGAAATGCTCAGTGCTATTGTAAACGTGGTGGGTTTCAGCTGGATAACTTCTCCTGCTGCAACAGAACTCGAAACAATAGTTATGGATTGGCTTGGCAAAGCACTTAAGCTACCTGATGCTTTCCTTTCAACAA GACATGGTGGTGGCGTGATACATGGCACTGCAAGTGAAGCCGTTTTGGTTGTGCTTTTGGCTGCTCGAGATAAAATTTTGAGAAAGGTTGGGAAAGACACCATAAGGAAGCTTGTGGTTTATTGCTCTGATCAAACTCATGCTTCTCTGCAGAAAGCCTGCAAG ATTGGAGGAATTTACCCAGAAAATATCCGGATTCTGGAAACTGATTCTTCCACCGAATATGCTCTTTCTCCTGAACCATTAACCAAAGAAATCTCACAGGACATAGCCTTGGGTTTAATTCCTTTCTTCTTGTGTGCTATT GTTGGTACTACATCATCAGCAACTGTAGATCCTCTGCTTGCATTGGGGAAGATTTCACAG AGTAATGGGCTATGGTTTCATGTGGATGCTGCTTACGCTGGAAGTACTTGTATCTGCCCAGAGTTTCGTCCCTACTTAGATGGAGTTGAGGAAGCTGACTCTTTCAACATGAATGCACACAAGTTTTTTTTGACCAATTTTGATTGCTCGGCTCTTTGGGTAAAG GAAAGACATGCGCTCATCCAGTCACTTTCAACAAGGGCA